Below is a genomic region from Salinirussus salinus.
AGCCTCGCCATCTTCGGCGACTACGTACTCGCGAGCGAGAACGCCTACTTCCAGTTCGGCTACCCCGGCATCGGCGCGACCGGCGACGGCTCGGCGACGTACTACCTTCCCCGGGTGGTCGGGCTCCGGCAGGCGAAGCGGCTCGCGCTCACAAACGACAAGGTCCAGCCCGAGGAGGCCGTCGACCTCGGGCTCGCGACCGAGGCCGTCGACCACGAGGAGTTCGACGACCGGCTGACGGAGCTCGCCGGCGAGATAGCCCGGGGCCCGACGGTCGCGCTCGGGCGGACACAGCGGCTGCTCGACCACAGCACCTCCGCGAGCCTCGAGGAACAGCTCGCCGCCGAGACCGACACCATCGCCCGGACCGCGAACACCGAGGACTTCCGGGAAGGAGTCCGTGCGTTCACCGAGGGCGAGCGCCCCGAATTCGAGGGGAAGTGACGGCTCAGGCCGGCGCGGCGACCACGTAGGGGCGGCGCTCGACGCGGATCTCTCCCCGCTCGGCAAGGTGGACGGCGTAGGCCGAGGCGACGTTCGCGAGGAAGGAGACGGTCGCCTCGGTCGCGTTCAGCGCTTCCACGGCGAGTTCGTGGGACGCGAGCTCACCGTGCTCCTCGACGGCCGCGAGTATCGCCTCTTCGGCCCGGCGGGCCTTCTCCAGGGCGTCGTCCACGCGGGCGGCGGGGTCGTCCATCGGGTCGCCGTGTCCCGGCAACAGGAGCTCCGGGTCGGCCTCCCGGAGCCGCCGGAGGCCGGTCTTGTACTCGCCGATGTCCCAGTGGACCGGGCCGTACATGAAGTGGCCGTTGGTCGAGACGATGTCGCCCGACAGCGCCACGCCCGACGGCTCGTGGTGAAGCGTCATGTGCTGGTGGGAGTGGCCGGGCGTGTGGACGACCTCACAGTCGTAGGGCCCCACGCGGACCGTGTCGCCGTGGCCGACGACCCGCTCGAAGGCGACCTCGTCGGTGGCGTAGTCGAGGTCGACCGGGAAGTAGACGTCGTCGGGTTCGGGATCGCCCTCGTACAGCCCCGAGGAGAGGGCAGCCATCTCCTCGCGGGCCTCGACGAGGTACCCGTCGTACTGCCGGACCAAGTCTTCGGCGCCCTCGTAGACGACGTGGGGGAGCTCTGTCACCGCGTCGACCGTCAGCGAGCCGCCGACGTGGTCGATGTGGGGGTGGGTCAGGACGACCCGCTCGACGCCCGCGAGGCGGTCCTCGAGGGCCGCTTCCAGGCGCTCGACGGACTCGTCGCAGACGTGGCCGGTGTCGACCAGCGTGTCCCCGACCCGGTAGGCGTTGGCCCCGCCGTAGTGGGGCTGGACGAGTTCGATGCGCTCGTAGTCCATACGCCCACCACCAGGGGCGGGGACAAGAATGGTGGCGTCGGCAGTCAGTCCCCGGTCAGGTCGCGCCGGGACGCGGCCGCGGCAGCGACCGGTGGCGGCGCGGGGGCACGAGGAAGTAGCCCCGCCGGCGGGTGAAGATGTACTCGAGGATGCCATTATTAACGCGCTGGCGGACCGCAGGCGTCTCTTCGGTGACGTCTTCGCCGTTCATCGCCCGCCGGACGGCCTCGAACTCCCCGACGTGTCGCTGCAGGGAGGGGAAGTGGAGGCTCGCGACCTGCTGGTCTGAGCCGATGTCGTCGGTCGACTCGAAGTGCCTGCGCAGCAGGCGGACGTTGCCCTCCCCGTCCCGGTTCGTGCGGGCGGCCTTCTGGGCGTGGCCCACGCGGCCGTGCTCGCGGGCGTCGGCCATGAGGTCGTCGACGAAGCGGTCGATCCCGCTGTCGTCGCCCAGGTTCGACCCGACACCTTCGACGAGTCCCTCCTCGGCGTGGCCCGGGCTGAACAGCTCCATCACCCGCTGGTCGTAGGTCTGCTCGCCGTACCAGTCCTCGAGGCGCTGGCGGATGTTCGAAATCACCTTGGTTGTGCCGCCGGCCATCGGCCCCTCTTCGATGGTGACGTACTCCTCGGTAGCCTGGTTCCCCCTGAACCCGGCCTCGAAGCCCATGAACAGCGGCGAGGCCTCGGGCACGGGGTCGCCGTCGGGGATCCCCGCGGCGTCCTGGTGCTCGGCGGGCAGGCCCGCGCCGACGAAGCCGGTCCGCCGGGAGTCCACAGTCAAAGCGTCGGTGAGCCGGGCGGCGACCTCCTCGCCGTTCGCGGTCCCCCGGTCCCCGGTCAGCGCCGCTTCGGCCTCGAGTACCACGTCCGCGCGGTCGCTGGCGAGGTGGACGACGGCGTCCTGGGTGTCGAAGGTCGGGGTCTCGAACGAAGAGAGCGCGCGGGGCCGGGGTAGCTCGACGTTGTCGGGGAGGGCGGCGTCGAACCGGTCGAAGTAGGACCGGGAGTAGGCGACCGAGTGGACCAGCCCCTCACTGCTCCACTCGTAGGCCCGGTCGAGCGTCGACAGCGCCTCCTCGACGACCCGGCGGTCCTCGGTCGTCGGCGGGCCGTCGCCGTCGAGGCTCACGTACAGCAGGACCTGGTGGTTCGGGAGCAGCGTGTTGCCGTGCTCGTCGGTCCGGAGGGAGGCGTTCCAGGCGTGCTGGCTGGCGGGCTTCGCGTCGGGGTTACCCGTCGGGACCGGGTCGCGCTCGCGGTCGGCCTCGCCGAGGCAGGCCGCGAGCGCGCTCGCGCCGCCGAGGGCGACCGCCGCCTTCAGCACGTCCCGGCGGGGAACGCTCCCGTCGGTGAGGGCCATACCCGTGGTTCGGGCCCGACCAGCAAGTGGGTTGCGTCCTGCGGTTCGGTCGGGGCCACTCGCCCACTCCGTCGAAGATCCCGTACGTTTCTGGTCCGTATCCCGGAGGAAGTTCGTCCTCTCCGGCGGCCAGACCTATGCAAAAGACAATAATAACGATAATGACACCTGCCGACCGCGGCACATGGGATTGCCAACCAGGCGACAGGTAGTGCTCGCGTGCGCGAGCGGGGCGGCGGCCGCGCTCGCCGGCT
It encodes:
- a CDS encoding enoyl-CoA hydratase/isomerase family protein; translated protein: MATPEPDHGSYENFETSFEDGVLRAEIHSTADMNALSDTMSDELLDLAVRLHEEHVRCFVLTGSDGVFCAGGDVTSFTSESPSAGMRKGASVLHDAIVQFHEAEVPIVTGINGPAVGAGFSLAIFGDYVLASENAYFQFGYPGIGATGDGSATYYLPRVVGLRQAKRLALTNDKVQPEEAVDLGLATEAVDHEEFDDRLTELAGEIARGPTVALGRTQRLLDHSTSASLEEQLAAETDTIARTANTEDFREGVRAFTEGERPEFEGK
- a CDS encoding MBL fold metallo-hydrolase; this encodes MDYERIELVQPHYGGANAYRVGDTLVDTGHVCDESVERLEAALEDRLAGVERVVLTHPHIDHVGGSLTVDAVTELPHVVYEGAEDLVRQYDGYLVEAREEMAALSSGLYEGDPEPDDVYFPVDLDYATDEVAFERVVGHGDTVRVGPYDCEVVHTPGHSHQHMTLHHEPSGVALSGDIVSTNGHFMYGPVHWDIGEYKTGLRRLREADPELLLPGHGDPMDDPAARVDDALEKARRAEEAILAAVEEHGELASHELAVEALNATEATVSFLANVASAYAVHLAERGEIRVERRPYVVAAPA
- a CDS encoding DUF7405 family protein, coding for MALTDGSVPRRDVLKAAVALGGASALAACLGEADRERDPVPTGNPDAKPASQHAWNASLRTDEHGNTLLPNHQVLLYVSLDGDGPPTTEDRRVVEEALSTLDRAYEWSSEGLVHSVAYSRSYFDRFDAALPDNVELPRPRALSSFETPTFDTQDAVVHLASDRADVVLEAEAALTGDRGTANGEEVAARLTDALTVDSRRTGFVGAGLPAEHQDAAGIPDGDPVPEASPLFMGFEAGFRGNQATEEYVTIEEGPMAGGTTKVISNIRQRLEDWYGEQTYDQRVMELFSPGHAEEGLVEGVGSNLGDDSGIDRFVDDLMADAREHGRVGHAQKAARTNRDGEGNVRLLRRHFESTDDIGSDQQVASLHFPSLQRHVGEFEAVRRAMNGEDVTEETPAVRQRVNNGILEYIFTRRRGYFLVPPRRHRSLPRPRPGAT